The genomic window ATCATTCTCCCTTATCTCTTTACACTTCTTATTTTTAAAAAATACTCACCTGTGAGTATATGGATTACTTATGAGGTGTGAGGTTTAGCCCCAAGCCGCGTGTGTAATTTTGGGTTATGAAATTACAGGACCAAATATCACGCTCACAAGCTCAATCGGCAAAATTAACCTGTATAATTGTTGATGATGAGCCGCTTGCCCGGTCCAGACTTGAGCGAATCCTTTCACGAAATAACGAAATAAGAATTATCGGCTCTTACGGTGATCCCACAAAAGCACATGCTCACATCCTTGATGAACAACCTGATATAACATTTCTGGATATTGAGATGCCTGGAATGAATGGGTTTCAGATAGAAAAGGAATTAAGGCTGGCATCCTGTAACACACAAATTGTCTTTGTAACCGGAAATATTCACGCCATTCGGCAGCTTGAAATGAGGAAGGATGTTGGTTTTTTGGTTAAGCCGGTGGATGGAGAGGAGTTGAAGGGGATTCTGAGCGAATGTAAAAAGA from Bacteroidales bacterium includes these protein-coding regions:
- a CDS encoding response regulator → MKLQDQISRSQAQSAKLTCIIVDDEPLARSRLERILSRNNEIRIIGSYGDPTKAHAHILDEQPDITFLDIEMPGMNGFQIEKELRLASCNTQIVFVTGNIHAIRQLEMRKDVGFLVKPVDGEELKGILSECKKSSSKSINNEIVIQ